One Spirochaetales bacterium DNA segment encodes these proteins:
- a CDS encoding tetratricopeptide repeat protein, with the protein MINIDRYSYSGNYKRKRKKWKIAVFLLLFILCAAGVVFFLIPALDIPVLVSFSNVYKNMKELWNNKSYEEIISLCDEHLLKKPMDPLLLTYRGFSFFYKAKNENDEKDTLLDKTIFNLRKARLRPVTGFQGEIEYILGLTYFLKGKYYYDLSIKSMENSLASGYKGLDSYRCLGLAYGGLGETEKELDYFLEALQEEETDYSLLSVGEACMKNNQNAKAEEYLLRALNKTEDINIEQQCRFHLGEIYMANEDYLKAEQQYLRILEVNNRSANAHFYLGVIYDKLNDRIKARAQWRETLRIDPSHYQAKRHLYK; encoded by the coding sequence ATGATAAATATAGACAGATATAGTTATTCCGGTAATTACAAACGTAAAAGGAAGAAATGGAAGATCGCCGTTTTTCTTTTATTGTTTATTCTGTGTGCGGCGGGGGTGGTTTTTTTTCTCATTCCCGCACTCGATATACCGGTGCTTGTCTCGTTCAGTAATGTTTATAAAAATATGAAAGAACTCTGGAATAATAAAAGCTATGAAGAAATCATCTCGCTTTGTGATGAGCATCTTTTAAAAAAACCGATGGATCCGCTGCTTTTAACCTACCGTGGTTTTTCATTTTTCTATAAGGCTAAAAATGAAAATGATGAAAAGGATACATTACTCGATAAAACCATTTTCAATCTTCGAAAAGCGAGACTCCGCCCGGTTACGGGGTTTCAGGGTGAAATAGAATATATTTTGGGACTGACGTATTTTTTAAAAGGGAAATACTATTACGATCTTTCAATAAAAAGTATGGAAAACTCTCTTGCATCGGGTTACAAAGGACTCGATTCATACCGATGCCTTGGGCTTGCTTATGGTGGACTTGGTGAAACGGAAAAGGAACTCGATTATTTTCTTGAAGCGTTACAGGAAGAAGAAACCGATTATTCGCTTCTTTCTGTCGGTGAAGCCTGCATGAAAAACAATCAAAACGCGAAGGCGGAAGAATATTTATTGCGGGCACTCAATAAAACGGAAGATATAAATATCGAACAGCAATGCAGGTTTCACCTGGGCGAGATTTATATGGCGAACGAGGATTATCTCAAGGCGGAGCAACAGTACTTGAGAATTCTCGAAGTGAACAATCGATCGGCGAATGCCCACTTCTACCTTGGTGTTATTTACGATAAATTGAATGACAGGATCAAAGCCCGCGCCCAATGGCGGGAGACGTTGAGAATCGATCCTTCACATTATCAGGCGAAACGCCATTTATATAAATAA
- a CDS encoding rod shape-determining protein translates to MGIGKIFNFFSADIGIDLGTCNTLVYVKGRGIVLSEPSVVAVERGTKKVVAVGYEAKKMLWKTPGEIICIRPLRDGVIADFETTEKMIRYFVGKVLPKRWFVKPRMAIGVPTCITEVEKRAVRESAEQAGARDPVYLIEESMAAALGADIPISEPAGNMICDIGGGTTEISVISLDGMVVSNSIRVGGDEFDDSIIKHVRNVHNLIIGESTAENIKMTIGTATPDNKIEKMEIKGTDAITGLPRRLELDSVEVRDALQEPINIVIEEIKKTLGQTPPELAADIIERGIVMTGGGSLLKGFPKLIAKETGVPAILADNPLICVALGAGKYLEMIRDNNKKLYNIM, encoded by the coding sequence ATGGGGATCGGCAAAATTTTTAATTTTTTCTCTGCTGATATAGGAATAGATCTCGGTACATGCAATACGCTTGTCTATGTGAAAGGGAGGGGAATTGTACTGAGTGAACCGTCGGTTGTCGCCGTCGAACGCGGTACGAAAAAGGTCGTTGCCGTCGGTTATGAAGCAAAAAAAATGCTCTGGAAAACGCCCGGTGAGATTATCTGTATTCGACCGCTCAGGGATGGTGTTATTGCCGATTTTGAAACAACGGAAAAAATGATCAGATATTTTGTCGGGAAGGTTCTTCCCAAACGGTGGTTTGTGAAACCGAGGATGGCTATCGGCGTTCCCACCTGCATTACGGAAGTCGAGAAACGGGCGGTCCGTGAAAGCGCTGAACAGGCGGGGGCACGGGATCCGGTTTATCTGATCGAGGAATCCATGGCCGCCGCGCTTGGCGCCGATATACCGATTTCAGAACCGGCGGGAAACATGATATGTGATATCGGGGGCGGCACAACCGAAATATCGGTGATTTCACTCGACGGAATGGTGGTTTCGAACTCAATCCGCGTCGGGGGGGACGAGTTCGACGATTCGATTATCAAACATGTGCGGAACGTCCATAATCTCATCATCGGGGAGTCGACCGCGGAAAATATCAAGATGACGATAGGTACGGCAACACCGGATAATAAAATAGAGAAAATGGAGATAAAGGGAACGGACGCGATTACCGGTTTACCTCGAAGGCTGGAACTCGATTCGGTCGAAGTAAGGGACGCCCTCCAGGAACCGATCAATATCGTCATCGAGGAAATCAAAAAAACACTCGGTCAGACCCCGCCCGAACTCGCGGCAGACATTATCGAGCGGGGTATCGTGATGACCGGCGGCGGTTCGCTACTCAAGGGATTTCCGAAACTCATCGCAAAAGAGACGGGTGTACCGGCGATTCTGGCGGATAATCCGCTTATCTGTGTCGCTTTAGGGGCGGGAAAATATCTTGAAATGATAAGAGACAATAACAAGAAGCTTTACAATATTATGTAA
- the mreC gene encoding rod shape-determining protein MreC: MLLVFGILLLIGSRNPGVRQFESVGFSFFSTFQSGIADLTVSFSEAFSYLGDYKKLKTELEDTKNKLELFYTLTNELSELKRQNRILRGLLGFSYMIPSLYGDDVRQIPAVIIAKQPGNHALSFVVNRGEKDGVKVDMPVVAWYSKHQGLVGKVVDTGINTAVVMPLFNDSFHIAASFESSGYEGLVKGMGDNTPHVLLQYLEKQAKSEIKYGDLLVSSGVGRLFPKGIHIGKVKVITSKPYETSMECELEPVVDFSRLREVFILDTDG; the protein is encoded by the coding sequence ATGCTTCTTGTATTCGGTATACTCCTCTTAATCGGTTCCAGGAATCCGGGTGTGAGGCAATTCGAATCGGTAGGATTTTCGTTTTTTTCGACCTTCCAGTCCGGGATTGCCGATCTGACTGTTTCCTTTTCAGAAGCTTTTTCATATCTTGGTGATTATAAAAAACTCAAGACTGAACTGGAGGATACCAAAAATAAATTAGAGTTGTTCTATACACTAACCAACGAACTTTCGGAATTGAAACGACAGAACAGAATCCTTAGGGGATTGCTCGGTTTTTCATATATGATTCCTTCGCTTTATGGGGATGATGTAAGGCAGATACCGGCGGTTATAATCGCAAAACAGCCCGGTAATCATGCGCTTTCTTTTGTGGTGAACAGGGGGGAGAAGGATGGCGTCAAGGTCGACATGCCGGTAGTCGCCTGGTATTCGAAGCATCAGGGACTCGTCGGAAAGGTGGTCGACACGGGAATAAATACCGCCGTTGTCATGCCGCTTTTCAATGATTCCTTTCATATTGCCGCAAGCTTTGAATCGTCCGGGTATGAAGGTCTTGTGAAGGGGATGGGTGATAACACTCCGCATGTCCTTCTGCAATATCTGGAAAAGCAGGCCAAATCGGAAATCAAATACGGAGACCTTCTCGTAAGCTCGGGGGTAGGCCGGTTGTTTCCGAAGGGAATACATATCGGGAAGGTGAAGGTCATTACATCAAAGCCGTATGAAACATCGATGGAGTGTGAGCTCGAGCCTGTCGTCGATTTTTCCCGTTTACGGGAGGTTTTTATCCTGGATACAGACGGATAG
- the mreD gene encoding rod shape-determining protein MreD: MGEKLKIVVVTLIILLSALILQSTLLNYIAINGVKPDLSLIILVFISYRRGSVVGEVSGFFAGLFEDFITITPLGFSSIVKTILGFLYGLLQGNIVIDVVFIPILFVVAATVIKGFLIWMIALVFSLSQYATSFFHFNTLIELVYNAILGPFIFALLKLIRIFKEEDKEKA; encoded by the coding sequence ATGGGAGAAAAGCTAAAGATAGTCGTCGTGACGCTGATCATTCTTTTGTCGGCATTAATACTTCAATCGACACTGCTCAATTATATCGCCATCAATGGCGTCAAACCCGATCTTTCCCTAATCATTCTGGTATTTATCAGCTACAGACGGGGAAGTGTCGTCGGAGAAGTATCCGGGTTTTTCGCCGGTTTATTCGAGGATTTTATCACTATCACGCCTCTTGGTTTTTCATCCATTGTCAAGACAATTCTTGGATTCCTCTACGGGCTGCTTCAGGGTAATATCGTTATCGATGTCGTTTTCATTCCCATACTTTTCGTTGTTGCGGCAACGGTGATCAAAGGATTTCTTATATGGATGATCGCTTTGGTATTTTCATTATCCCAATATGCAACCAGTTTCTTTCATTTCAATACCCTTATCGAACTTGTTTATAATGCAATACTGGGGCCTTTTATTTTCGCACTTTTAAAACTTATAAGGATATTCAAGGAGGAAGATAAAGAAAAAGCGTGA
- the mrdA gene encoding penicillin-binding protein 2, with product MGEIVFRSPQTKINRSRIFFINIVIIFSLSLLIIYLFILQIVMGFKYRQQAQEILKRDIPILAQRGQIFDCNYDIPLVYNIDSFAINLTPGDVKPGAMNGLFEKLAAVLSMETTEIKKRVPEKLYKSYQPIEIKSGVSFRTVAYLAEHNGQFPGITWHSKPIRGYLLSNSLSHILGYTGYITDEEQNTLYNKGINLNSTIGKSGIEKQYDMLLRGKDGKRFKLVDVKEKQLHEKLDEDIPPEPGKSLVLTIDRHIQTLAEKALGERIGAVLVLKPATGEILALVSYPWFDPNIFSSEDAAEQFKKLSLDPTFPFYNRAIQAPYPPASVFKIVMTTAIIEEKVFPVNERINCTGAMELGDRVAHCWKEHGHGKMDLFDGFANSCNIYYFTVGVEYLKIEHIINYARMFGLGKPTGIDLPEEIGGFLPTPEWKEKKEHMKWLGGDTMNISIGQGWITVTPLQLANVVAMVANEGVVYKPHVLAEIRDPTTGDIIEKKEREVLATSYVSRETFKQVQKAMRLVVTDGTAALVSTKATEVAGKTGTPEIGIEELYHSWFAAYAPYQTDNPEDRIVVVAIIEKSTLKEWWASKTANIIFQGIFAHQTFEEAMVSLYPWLRNTYKEEE from the coding sequence ATGGGAGAAATAGTATTCAGAAGCCCGCAAACAAAAATAAACAGGTCGCGTATTTTTTTTATCAATATCGTCATTATTTTTTCTCTCTCCTTACTTATTATCTACCTTTTTATTCTTCAGATTGTGATGGGATTCAAATACAGGCAGCAGGCACAGGAGATACTAAAGCGGGATATACCGATACTCGCACAACGGGGCCAGATATTTGACTGCAATTACGATATTCCCCTTGTCTATAATATCGATTCATTTGCCATCAATCTCACGCCGGGTGATGTCAAGCCGGGAGCAATGAACGGGTTATTCGAGAAACTTGCCGCAGTTCTTTCGATGGAAACAACAGAGATTAAAAAAAGGGTTCCAGAGAAATTATATAAATCCTATCAACCGATTGAAATTAAAAGCGGGGTATCATTCAGAACCGTTGCCTACCTTGCCGAACATAACGGTCAGTTCCCCGGAATAACCTGGCACAGCAAGCCGATACGGGGATATCTATTGTCAAATTCATTGTCCCACATCCTGGGGTACACAGGTTATATTACCGACGAAGAGCAGAACACCCTTTATAACAAGGGTATCAATCTCAACTCGACAATCGGAAAATCCGGGATTGAAAAACAGTATGATATGCTTTTACGCGGTAAGGACGGAAAACGGTTTAAACTCGTCGATGTCAAAGAAAAACAATTACACGAAAAACTCGATGAAGATATACCACCCGAACCCGGAAAATCGCTTGTCCTGACCATCGACAGACACATCCAAACACTTGCCGAAAAAGCCCTTGGAGAACGGATCGGCGCCGTTTTAGTCCTCAAACCCGCTACGGGGGAAATCCTGGCGCTGGTTTCGTATCCGTGGTTTGATCCGAATATTTTTTCTTCCGAGGATGCGGCCGAACAATTCAAAAAACTCTCGCTCGATCCGACGTTTCCGTTTTACAACAGGGCGATTCAGGCCCCGTATCCCCCCGCATCGGTATTCAAGATTGTCATGACCACCGCTATAATCGAAGAGAAGGTATTTCCCGTCAATGAACGCATCAATTGTACGGGAGCCATGGAACTTGGAGATCGGGTTGCGCATTGCTGGAAAGAACACGGTCACGGTAAAATGGATCTGTTTGACGGTTTTGCGAACTCCTGCAATATTTATTATTTTACCGTGGGTGTCGAATACCTTAAGATCGAGCATATTATCAATTATGCCCGGATGTTCGGATTGGGAAAACCGACGGGTATCGATCTGCCGGAAGAAATCGGCGGATTTCTTCCAACCCCTGAATGGAAGGAAAAAAAGGAACATATGAAGTGGCTCGGTGGGGATACGATGAACATATCGATCGGTCAGGGATGGATCACCGTCACCCCCCTGCAGCTTGCCAATGTCGTGGCAATGGTGGCAAACGAGGGAGTCGTCTACAAGCCGCATGTCCTTGCGGAAATCAGGGACCCCACTACCGGCGATATTATCGAAAAAAAGGAAAGGGAGGTACTCGCGACCTCATATGTGAGTCGGGAAACATTCAAACAGGTTCAAAAAGCCATGAGACTGGTCGTCACGGATGGGACGGCGGCTCTGGTCAGTACGAAAGCGACAGAGGTGGCCGGAAAAACCGGAACACCGGAAATCGGGATCGAAGAACTATATCATTCCTGGTTTGCCGCTTATGCGCCTTATCAGACGGACAATCCTGAAGATCGTATCGTCGTTGTCGCCATTATCGAAAAATCTACCCTGAAAGAATGGTGGGCTTCGAAAACAGCCAATATCATTTTCCAGGGAATCTTCGCGCATCAGACATTTGAAGAGGCGATGGTGTCCCTTTATCCGTGGCTGAGGAACACCTATAAGGAAGAGGAATGA
- the rodA gene encoding rod shape-determining protein RodA: MKRTGFFGFDIVLLCSTLVLVVIGVLFIYSSGVTATGVSFSDEYIKQIVWLVTGLVLLAIILFIDYSYLMNLSLYIYGFFILLLVFTLFFGKVVNGARSWLGFAEAGVQPSEFMKLATILFLAFYYVTVGNSIVKLRYFLVGLAITLLPVFLIVLQPDVGTALVFFPIFIVMSVAAGARIRHLVFFIATFFSFTLLVVLPFIEEYILGEEYPIFSFLRSPEILLIFILFLLLIIGIAVFGYFKFKRKVFYWIIFTCLILILALFGTLLLGSDIQSYQIKRIVSFFNPYDDYWDSGWHTIQSMTAIGSGGFIGKGYLQGTQSHYQYLPQQSTDFIFSLIAEEWGFLGGSLVIALFLLLLVRGINIISGTSDKFAVLTGVGIIGMIYFHVVINIGMSMGIMPITGIPLLFLSYGGSSLWTALIGIGILLNISFRRYR; the protein is encoded by the coding sequence ATGAAAAGAACAGGTTTTTTTGGTTTTGACATCGTCCTTCTCTGCTCGACACTGGTACTCGTTGTCATCGGCGTCCTCTTTATCTATTCAAGCGGAGTGACCGCCACCGGTGTTTCCTTTTCCGATGAGTATATAAAACAGATCGTGTGGCTTGTGACCGGTCTTGTTCTTCTGGCGATCATTCTTTTTATCGATTATTCCTATTTGATGAATCTCTCTTTATATATCTACGGTTTCTTCATACTTCTGCTCGTTTTTACACTTTTTTTCGGCAAGGTCGTTAACGGGGCACGGTCATGGCTGGGGTTTGCGGAAGCCGGCGTTCAGCCTTCCGAATTCATGAAACTCGCGACCATCCTGTTCCTCGCTTTTTATTATGTGACGGTGGGAAACAGCATTGTCAAACTCAGGTATTTTCTTGTCGGGCTGGCGATAACGCTGCTTCCTGTTTTCTTGATCGTCCTGCAGCCGGATGTGGGCACGGCTTTGGTGTTTTTCCCTATCTTCATCGTCATGTCGGTCGCGGCGGGCGCGAGGATACGGCATCTTGTCTTCTTTATTGCGACTTTTTTTTCTTTCACGCTTCTTGTCGTTCTTCCTTTTATCGAAGAATATATCCTCGGCGAGGAATATCCGATTTTCTCATTTTTACGTTCACCGGAGATCCTCCTCATATTCATATTGTTCCTGCTTCTCATTATCGGGATCGCGGTGTTCGGTTATTTCAAATTCAAGCGAAAGGTCTTTTACTGGATAATCTTTACCTGTCTCATTCTGATTCTCGCGCTTTTCGGAACATTGCTTTTAGGCTCGGATATTCAGAGTTATCAGATCAAGCGGATAGTCAGTTTCTTCAATCCCTATGACGATTACTGGGATTCAGGGTGGCACACGATACAATCCATGACGGCGATCGGTTCAGGCGGATTTATAGGCAAGGGGTATCTTCAGGGAACACAGAGTCATTATCAGTATCTGCCCCAGCAGAGTACCGACTTCATTTTCTCGTTGATCGCGGAAGAATGGGGATTTCTCGGCGGCAGCCTGGTCATCGCCCTCTTTCTGCTGCTTTTAGTCCGCGGCATTAACATCATTTCCGGCACTTCCGATAAATTCGCCGTTTTAACCGGCGTAGGAATCATCGGTATGATTTATTTTCATGTCGTCATCAATATCGGTATGTCAATGGGAATCATGCCTATTACCGGGATTCCTCTTCTTTTTCTATCCTACGGCGGCTCCTCTCTCTGGACGGCGCTTATCGGTATCGGTATCCTGCTAAATATTTCTTTCAGGCGTTACAGGTAA
- a CDS encoding DUF2344 domain-containing protein, with protein sequence MDTISLEKDLRKILLSVEKPGRYTGGEYGLRSADGDYSLSIALSYPDLYEIGMSNLAVRLLYTRCQSVAGLRCERIFAPAPDFEEQLRSHDLPLFSLETYRVLKRFDIIGFSIGYELTVTNMLAILDLGGVHLHADERPDDEPIVIAGGPSVVNPVPYGRFVDCVYLGDGEMFVDHCLKELVELKRKGAGRKDLLERILKEEAVWSGSLSKKNVRKYVWMDFHRETAPPLLPVPSIAAAHDHGIVEIMRGCPHGCRFCSASGYYRPYRIKHPDAIIREIEHLVFTCGYRRISLASLSSGDYPSIDFLVNLLVKRYTHLGVSFGLPSLRIDSMALHILSDIAEVRKSGLTFAIETPLESWQKGINKTVSLQKTIALLKEARTQGWKKAKFYFMIGLPLYSGDESDEIVDFILTIKKQTRMQLHINLSTFVPKAHTPFQWARQLAEEDALRRIMAIKRRLAGESCKVTYHSPFASMLEGIIARGDRRIGEVIENAFVRGARLDAWEEYLNRDLWRSVFRDAGWDVESEGIRKRGFHEKLPWESSAGGMSSTSYLKKEWRRAVRGELTPSCRTQCKNPCGVCRDKTAVCDTVTETDIEKSFTLPMKSLVTGKERKLLFSFSKKGKAAYLSHLNCMHLFERALLRAGYHACFTSGYNPKPVISFAAPLALGIESRDEIAHIELRNLDDAASFIDRMNEVLPEGLAVREAKPLKNWVAGTKKVSLPSLYWGSDYIVRSSEGIATVIHLYARINEVNEGSGEDSGFAPALEAFFMMNDGICVRWKNIEQKGINIQSFLKWLLGNDPHETGIHLLRHATLAENNEGQPESYFNVVE encoded by the coding sequence ATGGATACAATCAGCCTCGAAAAAGATCTGCGGAAGATACTCCTTTCCGTTGAAAAGCCCGGAAGATATACGGGAGGCGAGTATGGTCTCCGGTCGGCGGACGGCGATTATTCACTCTCGATCGCACTCTCGTATCCCGATCTGTATGAAATCGGTATGTCGAATCTCGCCGTTCGTCTTCTGTATACCCGGTGTCAGTCTGTTGCCGGTTTGCGGTGCGAACGGATCTTTGCCCCCGCACCGGATTTCGAGGAGCAGCTGCGGTCACACGATCTCCCGCTTTTCAGTCTTGAAACATACCGTGTCCTCAAGCGTTTCGATATTATCGGATTTTCGATCGGCTATGAACTCACGGTAACCAATATGCTCGCTATTTTGGATCTGGGCGGGGTTCATCTTCATGCCGATGAACGGCCGGACGATGAACCGATCGTCATCGCCGGTGGACCGTCCGTCGTCAATCCCGTTCCGTACGGCAGGTTCGTCGATTGCGTGTACCTGGGGGACGGGGAAATGTTTGTCGACCATTGTTTGAAAGAACTGGTTGAGTTGAAAAGAAAGGGAGCCGGCCGGAAAGACCTGCTTGAGCGAATTCTAAAAGAAGAAGCTGTGTGGAGCGGCAGCCTGTCGAAAAAAAATGTTAGAAAATATGTATGGATGGATTTCCACAGGGAGACGGCCCCTCCGCTTTTACCCGTTCCTTCCATTGCGGCCGCGCATGATCACGGGATTGTCGAGATCATGCGCGGTTGTCCGCACGGCTGCCGGTTCTGCTCGGCAAGCGGCTACTACAGGCCGTACCGGATAAAACATCCCGATGCAATTATTCGGGAAATCGAACATCTTGTTTTTACCTGCGGGTACAGGCGGATATCGCTTGCTTCACTTTCAAGCGGTGATTACCCCTCGATCGATTTCCTGGTCAATCTTTTAGTGAAACGTTACACGCACCTTGGCGTTTCTTTCGGGCTGCCGTCACTGCGTATCGACAGCATGGCCCTGCATATCCTCTCCGATATCGCGGAAGTGCGAAAAAGCGGACTAACCTTTGCCATCGAAACACCCCTTGAATCATGGCAGAAGGGAATTAATAAGACCGTCTCACTTCAAAAAACAATCGCCTTACTGAAAGAGGCAAGAACACAGGGATGGAAAAAAGCGAAGTTCTATTTTATGATAGGGCTTCCGCTTTATAGCGGTGACGAATCGGATGAAATTGTCGATTTTATTCTCACCATAAAAAAACAAACCCGCATGCAGCTGCATATCAATCTTTCGACGTTTGTCCCCAAAGCCCATACGCCGTTTCAATGGGCCCGGCAACTCGCCGAAGAAGATGCATTGCGGCGTATAATGGCGATAAAGCGGAGACTCGCCGGTGAATCATGTAAAGTCACCTATCATTCGCCTTTTGCATCAATGCTCGAGGGAATCATCGCACGGGGAGACCGACGGATAGGTGAGGTGATCGAAAACGCGTTTGTCCGGGGCGCCCGTCTCGATGCATGGGAGGAGTATCTGAATCGCGATCTGTGGCGTTCCGTTTTCAGGGATGCCGGATGGGATGTCGAAAGCGAGGGTATTCGAAAAAGGGGTTTTCATGAAAAACTTCCATGGGAATCCTCTGCGGGCGGTATGTCCTCGACATCGTATTTAAAAAAGGAGTGGCGGAGGGCTGTGAGAGGGGAATTAACACCTTCCTGTCGCACTCAATGCAAGAATCCCTGCGGGGTTTGTCGTGATAAAACGGCGGTCTGTGATACGGTAACGGAAACCGACATCGAGAAAAGCTTTACTCTCCCCATGAAAAGCCTTGTCACGGGAAAAGAGCGAAAACTGCTTTTCTCTTTTTCAAAAAAGGGGAAGGCCGCCTATCTTTCGCACCTTAACTGTATGCACCTTTTCGAGCGCGCATTGCTGCGGGCGGGGTATCATGCTTGTTTTACATCGGGCTATAATCCAAAGCCGGTTATCAGCTTCGCGGCTCCACTCGCACTCGGCATCGAATCTCGTGATGAAATTGCACATATCGAACTCCGTAATCTCGATGACGCCGCATCGTTTATTGACAGGATGAACGAAGTGCTTCCTGAAGGCTTGGCCGTCCGGGAAGCAAAACCGTTGAAGAATTGGGTTGCGGGTACAAAGAAAGTGTCGCTGCCTTCACTTTATTGGGGTTCGGATTATATCGTAAGAAGCAGCGAAGGAATCGCTACGGTCATACATCTTTATGCCCGTATCAATGAAGTGAACGAAGGAAGCGGTGAAGACTCCGGTTTTGCACCGGCGCTGGAGGCTTTTTTCATGATGAACGACGGTATATGCGTCAGATGGAAAAATATTGAGCAGAAGGGCATCAACATTCAATCGTTTTTGAAATGGCTTCTGGGTAACGATCCGCATGAAACGGGGATACATCTGTTACGTCACGCGACCCTTGCCGAAAATAACGAGGGGCAGCCGGAGAGCTATTTCAATGTTGTCGAATAA
- a CDS encoding glutamate--tRNA ligase, translating to MSVRVRYAPSPTGLQHIGGVRTALFTYFFARSCGGTFILRIEDTDRERFYEEALRDIYDTFSWLGIEWDEGPDKGGAYGPYFQSERKDLYREYAEKLVEKGTAYRCYCTQERLAALRETQSSLGGETGYDRHCRSLSVEERSEYEEQHIDSVIRLAVPAEGETRFHDELLGDISRRNSEINPDPVLLKSDGFPTYHLANVVDDHLMKITHVFRAQEYIPSVPLYTIMYDALGWEEPKYCHLPMVMGPDGHKLSKRHGSTSIREFREKGYLPEAIINYVTLLGWSYDGVREFFSLGELKKLFSIEKLNKASATFDYKKLEWFNGNYIRKKSHEEMKSLLMPYLTGEKLVGDPPTREEMKVIDGMIPLVHERLKVLSEITGLVGFLFREVEISDYRQLIPKRLDREKTMLVLKENLRLLEGFRERSDEENENRFREAASGCGVKLGDFLLPLRISITGSTVSPPLFESLRLLKSEVASGRVEKALHMIEAAGEKE from the coding sequence ATGAGTGTCCGTGTTCGCTATGCGCCCTCACCGACCGGTCTGCAACATATCGGCGGTGTGAGAACAGCGCTTTTCACCTATTTTTTTGCACGCTCGTGTGGCGGAACCTTTATCCTCCGTATCGAGGATACGGACAGGGAACGCTTTTATGAGGAGGCACTCAGGGATATATATGACACGTTCAGCTGGCTGGGAATAGAATGGGATGAAGGTCCGGATAAAGGCGGAGCGTACGGACCGTATTTTCAGTCGGAACGGAAGGATCTCTACCGGGAGTATGCCGAAAAACTCGTGGAAAAGGGCACCGCATATCGCTGCTATTGCACGCAGGAGCGGCTTGCGGCATTGAGGGAGACTCAGTCGTCTTTGGGCGGTGAAACGGGATATGACCGGCATTGCAGGTCGTTGAGCGTGGAAGAGAGAAGTGAATATGAAGAGCAACATATCGATTCCGTGATCCGGCTTGCCGTCCCCGCAGAAGGTGAGACACGCTTTCATGACGAACTCCTCGGGGATATCAGCAGACGGAACAGTGAAATCAATCCTGACCCCGTTCTTCTTAAATCGGACGGGTTTCCCACCTATCACCTTGCCAATGTCGTGGATGATCATCTGATGAAGATTACCCATGTGTTCCGTGCACAGGAATACATTCCATCGGTACCGTTATATACGATCATGTATGATGCACTCGGCTGGGAAGAACCGAAATACTGCCATCTTCCCATGGTGATGGGACCGGACGGGCATAAACTATCCAAACGTCACGGGTCGACCAGTATCCGCGAGTTCAGGGAAAAGGGGTATCTTCCGGAGGCGATTATCAATTACGTGACCCTGCTTGGTTGGTCGTACGACGGGGTCAGGGAGTTTTTTTCACTCGGAGAGTTAAAAAAACTGTTTTCGATCGAGAAACTCAACAAGGCATCGGCCACCTTCGATTATAAAAAACTCGAATGGTTTAACGGGAATTATATACGGAAAAAAAGCCATGAAGAGATGAAGTCGTTGCTCATGCCGTATCTGACCGGTGAAAAGCTGGTCGGCGATCCGCCGACCCGTGAAGAGATGAAGGTGATCGACGGGATGATCCCCCTCGTTCATGAACGGCTCAAGGTGTTGTCGGAGATTACCGGCCTGGTGGGTTTCCTCTTCAGGGAAGTCGAGATTTCAGATTACAGGCAGTTGATTCCGAAGCGGCTCGACAGGGAGAAAACGATGCTGGTATTAAAAGAAAACCTTCGTCTGCTTGAGGGATTCCGTGAACGTTCGGATGAAGAAAACGAAAACCGGTTCCGGGAAGCCGCTTCCGGGTGCGGAGTAAAGCTCGGGGATTTCCTTTTGCCATTACGGATATCGATTACCGGTTCCACCGTTTCACCCCCGCTTTTTGAATCGCTGCGGCTGCTCAAGAGCGAGGTCGCAAGCGGCCGGGTGGAAAAGGCATTACACATGATTGAAGCTGCCGGAGAAAAGGAGTAA